In a genomic window of Wyeomyia smithii strain HCP4-BCI-WySm-NY-G18 chromosome 1, ASM2978416v1, whole genome shotgun sequence:
- the LOC129718383 gene encoding calcium-binding mitochondrial carrier protein Aralar1 isoform X1, protein MKALTLEEVLNLCGMIAYCQESPLHLKRASTEKLREIFNRYATHDVNGELFMTSEDFVWGFLGQSYNEASVKLLTSIADTSKDGLISFVEFQAFEGLLCAPDALYKTAFQLFDRNGNGSVTYSEFVDVFQQTDLHAKIPFKLDGPFIQLYFGKDRQRVINYAEFSQFLHDFHEECALEAFRMKDTSGSGFISALDFQDIMVNVKKHLLTTEVKDNLVAVTQGHKVSFPYFMAFNSLLNNMELIKRIYLNATGGHRTEPITKDELLQSAQTMSQITPLEIDILYQLTGAIHQTGVWWKRRKVIEKNRRIVYGDLSSIAPEHYTKHITHRLAEIKAVESPADRSILIQLLESTYRFTLGSVAGAVGATAVYPIDLVKTRMQNQRTGSFIGEVAYRNSWDCFKKVIRHEGVLGLYRGLVPQLMGVAPEKAIKLTVNDFVRDKLSDKQGHIPRWGEVLAGGCAGGSQVIFTNPLEIVKIRLQVAGEIAGGAKVRAWTVVRELGLFGLYKGARACLLRDVPFSAIYFPTYAHTKAAFADEQGYNHPLTLLAAGAIAGIPAASLVTPADVIKTRLQVVARTGQTTYSGVLDAARKIMAEEGPRAFWKGTVARVFRSSPQFGVTLVTYELLQRMLYVDFGGSHPTGSDVTKIKQELTKVNPDHIGGYQAALPMLNGIETKFGLSLPRFSSTIKVPAKLQQYQQAQQQAS, encoded by the exons AGCCCCCTGCACTTGAAGCGAGCATCCACGGAGAAACTGCGCGAAATTTTCAACAGATATGCGACGCACGACGTTAACGGAGAGCTTTTTATGACCAGCGAAGATTTCGTGTGGGGCTTTCTTGGACAATCGTACAATGAG GCATCGGTAAAGCTGCTAACCAGCATCGCAGATACCAGCAAAGATGGGTTGATTTCGTTTGTCGAGTTTCAAGCCTTCGAAGGGTTGCTTTGCGCCCCGGACGCCCTGTACAAAACCGCCTTTCAGCTGTTCGATCGGAACGGTAACGGTTCGGTGACGTACAGTGAGTTTGTAGATGTTTTCCAGCAGACCGATCTGCACGCTAAAATCCCGTTCAAACTGGACGGTCCTTTCATACAGCTTTACTTCGGCAAGGACCGACAGCGGGTGATCAACTATGCAGAGTTTTCGCAGTTTCTGCATGACTTTCACGAAGAGTGCGCGCTGGAAGCGTTTCGTATGAAGGATACCTCAGGGTCCGGTTTTATTTCGGCGCTTGACTTCCAGGATATAATGGTAAACGTAAAGAAGCACCTGCTGACGACAGAGGTGAAAGACAATTTAGTCGCT GTAACCCAAGGACACAAAGTCAGTTTTCCGTACTTTATGGCATTTAACTCGTTGCTTAACAATATGGAATTGATCAAACGCATTTATTTGAACGCAACAGGCGGTCATCGGACGGAACCAATCACCAAGGACGAGTTGTTGCAGTCTGCCCAAACGATGAGCCAAATTACGCCGCTAGAAATCGATATCCTGTATCAGCTTACTGGGGCCATCCATCAGACCGG TGTTTGGTGGAAGCGTAGAAAAGTGATAGAAAAGAATAG ACGCATAGTGTACGGGGATTTAAGCAGCATCGCACCGGAGCATTACACCAAACATATCACGCATCGCCTAGCGGAGATTAAAGCTGTCGAATCGCCCGCCGATCGGTCCATTTTGATTCAGCTGCTGGAAAGCACTTATCGATTCACGCTGGGCTCGGTGGCTGGTG CTGTTGGTGCCACGGCAGTTTATCCTATCGATTTAGTTAAAACCCGTATGCAGAACCAGCGGACGGGGTCCTTCATTGGGGAGGTGGCCTATCGGAACTCGTGggattgcttcaaaaag GTCATCCGCCACGAAGGAGTCCTCGGACTGTACCGTGGTCTGGTCCCGCAACTGATGGGTGTTGCTCCCGAGAAAGCCATCAAACTGACGGTGAACGATTTCGTTCGCGATAAGCTGAGCGACAAGCAAGGCCATATTCCGCGGTGGGGTGAAGTTTTGGCTGGTGGTTGT GCTGGTGGATCGCAGGTAATCTTCACCAATCCGCTGGAGATCGTCAAGATTCGGTTGCAGGTGGCGGGTGAAATTGCTGGCGGGGCAAAGGTGCGAGCCTGGACGGTAGTACGTGAACTGGGTCTGTTCGGTCTGTACAAAGGGGCCCGAGCTTGTCTGCTTCGGGATGTGCCTTTTTCCGCCATCTATTTCCCCACTTATGCGCACACAAAAGCTGCCTTCGCGGATGAGCAGGGATACAATCATCCACTGACGCTACTGGCTGCTGGTGCGATTGCCGGTATCCCTGCTGCCTCTCTGGTTACGCCGGCTGACGTGATAAAAACGCGTCTCCAGGTGGTGGCCCGAACCGGACAGACTACCTACAGTGGGGTGCTAGATGCGGCCAGAAAAATTATGGCCGAAGAAGGACCTCGTGCCTTTTGGAAGGGAACAGTTG CCCGTGTCTTCCGATCATCGCCTCAGTTCGGTGTAACGTTAGTTACGTATGAGCTTCTCCAGCGGATGCTATACGTAGATTTCGGTGGCTCGCACCCCACCGGCTCGGATGTGACAAAGATCAAGCAAGAACTAACCAAGGTCAACCCGGATCATATTGGTGGTTACCAGGCTGCACTGCCAATGCTGAACGGAATCGAAACCAAATTTGGACTCAGTTTGCCTCGGTTTTCATCGACTATAAAGGTACCAGCGAAACTGCAACAGTATCAGCAGGCGCAACAGCAAGCGTCTTGA
- the LOC129718383 gene encoding calcium-binding mitochondrial carrier protein Aralar1 isoform X3, producing MKALTLEEVLNLCGMIAYCQESPLHLKRASTEKLREIFNRYATHDVNGELFMTSEDFVWGFLGQSYNEASVKLLTSIADTSKDGLISFVEFQAFEGLLCAPDALYKTAFQLFDRNGNGSVTYSEFVDVFQQTDLHAKIPFKLDGPFIQLYFGKDRQRVINYAEFSQFLHDFHEECALEAFRMKDTSGSGFISALDFQDIMVNVKKHLLTTEVKDNLVAVTQGHKVSFPYFMAFNSLLNNMELIKRIYLNATGGHRTEPITKDELLQSAQTMSQITPLEIDILYQLTGAIHQTGRIVYGDLSSIAPEHYTKHITHRLAEIKAVESPADRSILIQLLESTYRFTLGSVAGAVGATAVYPIDLVKTRMQNQRTGSFIGEVAYRNSWDCFKKVIRHEGVLGLYRGLVPQLMGVAPEKAIKLTVNDFVRDKLSDKQGHIPRWGEVLAGGCAGGSQVIFTNPLEIVKIRLQVAGEIAGGAKVRAWTVVRELGLFGLYKGARACLLRDVPFSAIYFPTYAHTKAAFADEQGYNHPLTLLAAGAIAGIPAASLVTPADVIKTRLQVVARTGQTTYSGVLDAARKIMAEEGPRAFWKGTVARVFRSSPQFGVTLVTYELLQRMLYVDFGGSHPTGSDVTKIKQELTKVNPDHIGGYQAALPMLNGIETKFGLSLPRFSSTIKVPAKLQQYQQAQQQAS from the exons AGCCCCCTGCACTTGAAGCGAGCATCCACGGAGAAACTGCGCGAAATTTTCAACAGATATGCGACGCACGACGTTAACGGAGAGCTTTTTATGACCAGCGAAGATTTCGTGTGGGGCTTTCTTGGACAATCGTACAATGAG GCATCGGTAAAGCTGCTAACCAGCATCGCAGATACCAGCAAAGATGGGTTGATTTCGTTTGTCGAGTTTCAAGCCTTCGAAGGGTTGCTTTGCGCCCCGGACGCCCTGTACAAAACCGCCTTTCAGCTGTTCGATCGGAACGGTAACGGTTCGGTGACGTACAGTGAGTTTGTAGATGTTTTCCAGCAGACCGATCTGCACGCTAAAATCCCGTTCAAACTGGACGGTCCTTTCATACAGCTTTACTTCGGCAAGGACCGACAGCGGGTGATCAACTATGCAGAGTTTTCGCAGTTTCTGCATGACTTTCACGAAGAGTGCGCGCTGGAAGCGTTTCGTATGAAGGATACCTCAGGGTCCGGTTTTATTTCGGCGCTTGACTTCCAGGATATAATGGTAAACGTAAAGAAGCACCTGCTGACGACAGAGGTGAAAGACAATTTAGTCGCT GTAACCCAAGGACACAAAGTCAGTTTTCCGTACTTTATGGCATTTAACTCGTTGCTTAACAATATGGAATTGATCAAACGCATTTATTTGAACGCAACAGGCGGTCATCGGACGGAACCAATCACCAAGGACGAGTTGTTGCAGTCTGCCCAAACGATGAGCCAAATTACGCCGCTAGAAATCGATATCCTGTATCAGCTTACTGGGGCCATCCATCAGACCGG ACGCATAGTGTACGGGGATTTAAGCAGCATCGCACCGGAGCATTACACCAAACATATCACGCATCGCCTAGCGGAGATTAAAGCTGTCGAATCGCCCGCCGATCGGTCCATTTTGATTCAGCTGCTGGAAAGCACTTATCGATTCACGCTGGGCTCGGTGGCTGGTG CTGTTGGTGCCACGGCAGTTTATCCTATCGATTTAGTTAAAACCCGTATGCAGAACCAGCGGACGGGGTCCTTCATTGGGGAGGTGGCCTATCGGAACTCGTGggattgcttcaaaaag GTCATCCGCCACGAAGGAGTCCTCGGACTGTACCGTGGTCTGGTCCCGCAACTGATGGGTGTTGCTCCCGAGAAAGCCATCAAACTGACGGTGAACGATTTCGTTCGCGATAAGCTGAGCGACAAGCAAGGCCATATTCCGCGGTGGGGTGAAGTTTTGGCTGGTGGTTGT GCTGGTGGATCGCAGGTAATCTTCACCAATCCGCTGGAGATCGTCAAGATTCGGTTGCAGGTGGCGGGTGAAATTGCTGGCGGGGCAAAGGTGCGAGCCTGGACGGTAGTACGTGAACTGGGTCTGTTCGGTCTGTACAAAGGGGCCCGAGCTTGTCTGCTTCGGGATGTGCCTTTTTCCGCCATCTATTTCCCCACTTATGCGCACACAAAAGCTGCCTTCGCGGATGAGCAGGGATACAATCATCCACTGACGCTACTGGCTGCTGGTGCGATTGCCGGTATCCCTGCTGCCTCTCTGGTTACGCCGGCTGACGTGATAAAAACGCGTCTCCAGGTGGTGGCCCGAACCGGACAGACTACCTACAGTGGGGTGCTAGATGCGGCCAGAAAAATTATGGCCGAAGAAGGACCTCGTGCCTTTTGGAAGGGAACAGTTG CCCGTGTCTTCCGATCATCGCCTCAGTTCGGTGTAACGTTAGTTACGTATGAGCTTCTCCAGCGGATGCTATACGTAGATTTCGGTGGCTCGCACCCCACCGGCTCGGATGTGACAAAGATCAAGCAAGAACTAACCAAGGTCAACCCGGATCATATTGGTGGTTACCAGGCTGCACTGCCAATGCTGAACGGAATCGAAACCAAATTTGGACTCAGTTTGCCTCGGTTTTCATCGACTATAAAGGTACCAGCGAAACTGCAACAGTATCAGCAGGCGCAACAGCAAGCGTCTTGA
- the LOC129718383 gene encoding calcium-binding mitochondrial carrier protein Aralar1 isoform X4 — protein MTSEDFVWGFLGQSYNEASVKLLTSIADTSKDGLISFVEFQAFEGLLCAPDALYKTAFQLFDRNGNGSVTYSEFVDVFQQTDLHAKIPFKLDGPFIQLYFGKDRQRVINYAEFSQFLHDFHEECALEAFRMKDTSGSGFISALDFQDIMVNVKKHLLTTEVKDNLVAVTQGHKVSFPYFMAFNSLLNNMELIKRIYLNATGGHRTEPITKDELLQSAQTMSQITPLEIDILYQLTGAIHQTGVWWKRRKVIEKNRRIVYGDLSSIAPEHYTKHITHRLAEIKAVESPADRSILIQLLESTYRFTLGSVAGAVGATAVYPIDLVKTRMQNQRTGSFIGEVAYRNSWDCFKKVIRHEGVLGLYRGLVPQLMGVAPEKAIKLTVNDFVRDKLSDKQGHIPRWGEVLAGGCAGGSQVIFTNPLEIVKIRLQVAGEIAGGAKVRAWTVVRELGLFGLYKGARACLLRDVPFSAIYFPTYAHTKAAFADEQGYNHPLTLLAAGAIAGIPAASLVTPADVIKTRLQVVARTGQTTYSGVLDAARKIMAEEGPRAFWKGTVARVFRSSPQFGVTLVTYELLQRMLYVDFGGSHPTGSDVTKIKQELTKVNPDHIGGYQAALPMLNGIETKFGLSLPRFSSTIKVPAKLQQYQQAQQQAS, from the exons ATGACCAGCGAAGATTTCGTGTGGGGCTTTCTTGGACAATCGTACAATGAG GCATCGGTAAAGCTGCTAACCAGCATCGCAGATACCAGCAAAGATGGGTTGATTTCGTTTGTCGAGTTTCAAGCCTTCGAAGGGTTGCTTTGCGCCCCGGACGCCCTGTACAAAACCGCCTTTCAGCTGTTCGATCGGAACGGTAACGGTTCGGTGACGTACAGTGAGTTTGTAGATGTTTTCCAGCAGACCGATCTGCACGCTAAAATCCCGTTCAAACTGGACGGTCCTTTCATACAGCTTTACTTCGGCAAGGACCGACAGCGGGTGATCAACTATGCAGAGTTTTCGCAGTTTCTGCATGACTTTCACGAAGAGTGCGCGCTGGAAGCGTTTCGTATGAAGGATACCTCAGGGTCCGGTTTTATTTCGGCGCTTGACTTCCAGGATATAATGGTAAACGTAAAGAAGCACCTGCTGACGACAGAGGTGAAAGACAATTTAGTCGCT GTAACCCAAGGACACAAAGTCAGTTTTCCGTACTTTATGGCATTTAACTCGTTGCTTAACAATATGGAATTGATCAAACGCATTTATTTGAACGCAACAGGCGGTCATCGGACGGAACCAATCACCAAGGACGAGTTGTTGCAGTCTGCCCAAACGATGAGCCAAATTACGCCGCTAGAAATCGATATCCTGTATCAGCTTACTGGGGCCATCCATCAGACCGG TGTTTGGTGGAAGCGTAGAAAAGTGATAGAAAAGAATAG ACGCATAGTGTACGGGGATTTAAGCAGCATCGCACCGGAGCATTACACCAAACATATCACGCATCGCCTAGCGGAGATTAAAGCTGTCGAATCGCCCGCCGATCGGTCCATTTTGATTCAGCTGCTGGAAAGCACTTATCGATTCACGCTGGGCTCGGTGGCTGGTG CTGTTGGTGCCACGGCAGTTTATCCTATCGATTTAGTTAAAACCCGTATGCAGAACCAGCGGACGGGGTCCTTCATTGGGGAGGTGGCCTATCGGAACTCGTGggattgcttcaaaaag GTCATCCGCCACGAAGGAGTCCTCGGACTGTACCGTGGTCTGGTCCCGCAACTGATGGGTGTTGCTCCCGAGAAAGCCATCAAACTGACGGTGAACGATTTCGTTCGCGATAAGCTGAGCGACAAGCAAGGCCATATTCCGCGGTGGGGTGAAGTTTTGGCTGGTGGTTGT GCTGGTGGATCGCAGGTAATCTTCACCAATCCGCTGGAGATCGTCAAGATTCGGTTGCAGGTGGCGGGTGAAATTGCTGGCGGGGCAAAGGTGCGAGCCTGGACGGTAGTACGTGAACTGGGTCTGTTCGGTCTGTACAAAGGGGCCCGAGCTTGTCTGCTTCGGGATGTGCCTTTTTCCGCCATCTATTTCCCCACTTATGCGCACACAAAAGCTGCCTTCGCGGATGAGCAGGGATACAATCATCCACTGACGCTACTGGCTGCTGGTGCGATTGCCGGTATCCCTGCTGCCTCTCTGGTTACGCCGGCTGACGTGATAAAAACGCGTCTCCAGGTGGTGGCCCGAACCGGACAGACTACCTACAGTGGGGTGCTAGATGCGGCCAGAAAAATTATGGCCGAAGAAGGACCTCGTGCCTTTTGGAAGGGAACAGTTG CCCGTGTCTTCCGATCATCGCCTCAGTTCGGTGTAACGTTAGTTACGTATGAGCTTCTCCAGCGGATGCTATACGTAGATTTCGGTGGCTCGCACCCCACCGGCTCGGATGTGACAAAGATCAAGCAAGAACTAACCAAGGTCAACCCGGATCATATTGGTGGTTACCAGGCTGCACTGCCAATGCTGAACGGAATCGAAACCAAATTTGGACTCAGTTTGCCTCGGTTTTCATCGACTATAAAGGTACCAGCGAAACTGCAACAGTATCAGCAGGCGCAACAGCAAGCGTCTTGA
- the LOC129718383 gene encoding calcium-binding mitochondrial carrier protein Aralar1 isoform X2 — protein MRDTKAVGSKKKRDGYSPLHLKRASTEKLREIFNRYATHDVNGELFMTSEDFVWGFLGQSYNEASVKLLTSIADTSKDGLISFVEFQAFEGLLCAPDALYKTAFQLFDRNGNGSVTYSEFVDVFQQTDLHAKIPFKLDGPFIQLYFGKDRQRVINYAEFSQFLHDFHEECALEAFRMKDTSGSGFISALDFQDIMVNVKKHLLTTEVKDNLVAVTQGHKVSFPYFMAFNSLLNNMELIKRIYLNATGGHRTEPITKDELLQSAQTMSQITPLEIDILYQLTGAIHQTGVWWKRRKVIEKNRRIVYGDLSSIAPEHYTKHITHRLAEIKAVESPADRSILIQLLESTYRFTLGSVAGAVGATAVYPIDLVKTRMQNQRTGSFIGEVAYRNSWDCFKKVIRHEGVLGLYRGLVPQLMGVAPEKAIKLTVNDFVRDKLSDKQGHIPRWGEVLAGGCAGGSQVIFTNPLEIVKIRLQVAGEIAGGAKVRAWTVVRELGLFGLYKGARACLLRDVPFSAIYFPTYAHTKAAFADEQGYNHPLTLLAAGAIAGIPAASLVTPADVIKTRLQVVARTGQTTYSGVLDAARKIMAEEGPRAFWKGTVARVFRSSPQFGVTLVTYELLQRMLYVDFGGSHPTGSDVTKIKQELTKVNPDHIGGYQAALPMLNGIETKFGLSLPRFSSTIKVPAKLQQYQQAQQQAS, from the exons ATGAGGGATACTAAAGCTGTTGGTAGTAAGAAGAAGCGCGATGGTTAT AGCCCCCTGCACTTGAAGCGAGCATCCACGGAGAAACTGCGCGAAATTTTCAACAGATATGCGACGCACGACGTTAACGGAGAGCTTTTTATGACCAGCGAAGATTTCGTGTGGGGCTTTCTTGGACAATCGTACAATGAG GCATCGGTAAAGCTGCTAACCAGCATCGCAGATACCAGCAAAGATGGGTTGATTTCGTTTGTCGAGTTTCAAGCCTTCGAAGGGTTGCTTTGCGCCCCGGACGCCCTGTACAAAACCGCCTTTCAGCTGTTCGATCGGAACGGTAACGGTTCGGTGACGTACAGTGAGTTTGTAGATGTTTTCCAGCAGACCGATCTGCACGCTAAAATCCCGTTCAAACTGGACGGTCCTTTCATACAGCTTTACTTCGGCAAGGACCGACAGCGGGTGATCAACTATGCAGAGTTTTCGCAGTTTCTGCATGACTTTCACGAAGAGTGCGCGCTGGAAGCGTTTCGTATGAAGGATACCTCAGGGTCCGGTTTTATTTCGGCGCTTGACTTCCAGGATATAATGGTAAACGTAAAGAAGCACCTGCTGACGACAGAGGTGAAAGACAATTTAGTCGCT GTAACCCAAGGACACAAAGTCAGTTTTCCGTACTTTATGGCATTTAACTCGTTGCTTAACAATATGGAATTGATCAAACGCATTTATTTGAACGCAACAGGCGGTCATCGGACGGAACCAATCACCAAGGACGAGTTGTTGCAGTCTGCCCAAACGATGAGCCAAATTACGCCGCTAGAAATCGATATCCTGTATCAGCTTACTGGGGCCATCCATCAGACCGG TGTTTGGTGGAAGCGTAGAAAAGTGATAGAAAAGAATAG ACGCATAGTGTACGGGGATTTAAGCAGCATCGCACCGGAGCATTACACCAAACATATCACGCATCGCCTAGCGGAGATTAAAGCTGTCGAATCGCCCGCCGATCGGTCCATTTTGATTCAGCTGCTGGAAAGCACTTATCGATTCACGCTGGGCTCGGTGGCTGGTG CTGTTGGTGCCACGGCAGTTTATCCTATCGATTTAGTTAAAACCCGTATGCAGAACCAGCGGACGGGGTCCTTCATTGGGGAGGTGGCCTATCGGAACTCGTGggattgcttcaaaaag GTCATCCGCCACGAAGGAGTCCTCGGACTGTACCGTGGTCTGGTCCCGCAACTGATGGGTGTTGCTCCCGAGAAAGCCATCAAACTGACGGTGAACGATTTCGTTCGCGATAAGCTGAGCGACAAGCAAGGCCATATTCCGCGGTGGGGTGAAGTTTTGGCTGGTGGTTGT GCTGGTGGATCGCAGGTAATCTTCACCAATCCGCTGGAGATCGTCAAGATTCGGTTGCAGGTGGCGGGTGAAATTGCTGGCGGGGCAAAGGTGCGAGCCTGGACGGTAGTACGTGAACTGGGTCTGTTCGGTCTGTACAAAGGGGCCCGAGCTTGTCTGCTTCGGGATGTGCCTTTTTCCGCCATCTATTTCCCCACTTATGCGCACACAAAAGCTGCCTTCGCGGATGAGCAGGGATACAATCATCCACTGACGCTACTGGCTGCTGGTGCGATTGCCGGTATCCCTGCTGCCTCTCTGGTTACGCCGGCTGACGTGATAAAAACGCGTCTCCAGGTGGTGGCCCGAACCGGACAGACTACCTACAGTGGGGTGCTAGATGCGGCCAGAAAAATTATGGCCGAAGAAGGACCTCGTGCCTTTTGGAAGGGAACAGTTG CCCGTGTCTTCCGATCATCGCCTCAGTTCGGTGTAACGTTAGTTACGTATGAGCTTCTCCAGCGGATGCTATACGTAGATTTCGGTGGCTCGCACCCCACCGGCTCGGATGTGACAAAGATCAAGCAAGAACTAACCAAGGTCAACCCGGATCATATTGGTGGTTACCAGGCTGCACTGCCAATGCTGAACGGAATCGAAACCAAATTTGGACTCAGTTTGCCTCGGTTTTCATCGACTATAAAGGTACCAGCGAAACTGCAACAGTATCAGCAGGCGCAACAGCAAGCGTCTTGA